DNA from Terriglobales bacterium:
GCCGCTACAACTTCACCTACGCCGGCGCGGAGCCGGTGAATGGCCGCCGGGCTCTCGTGATCAAGTTCTCACCCAAGCCCGGCGCGCTCCCCGAAAACCGTCGCATGGACCGCGTCCTGAACCGCCTCCAGGGGACCGTATGGATCGACGAGGCGACCTACGCCATCGCGAAGGCCGACGTGGTCCTCACCGAGCCGGTCAAGTTCTTCATCGGCCTCGGCGCGGTTCGCGCTCTCCGCTTCACCATCGACATGAGCACGGTCGACGGCCAATGGCTCCTGCCCCGTGAGACTGCCGTATCCTACGACGCCCGCGCGCTGTTCTCGACCGTTCGCGTGAATCAGCATTCCGAGTACAGCGACTACCGCCTCGTCGCGACTACGACCGAGAAGCGCTGAACACGGCCGCGCACGTGCGGTTCCGCCCGCCGTGCTTCGCGCCATAGAGCGCCTGGTCCGCCGCGGACAGCAGCGTCTGCGGCTCGTCCGTGGGCTTCGGGCTGAGCGCCGCCACACCCACGCTGATCGTCACCGTCTTGGGGCCGGAAATGCGCGCCTCGTGCGGCATCCCCATCTGCTCCACGCGCTGCCGCAGCCGCTCCGCCGACGCGATGGCCTGTTTCTGATCGCTGCCCGGCAGCACCACCACGAACTCTTCCCCGCCATACCGCGCCACCACGTCGGACGCCCGCACGAGCGAAGCCTTCAGCGTCGCCGCCACCTTCTGCAGGCAATCGTCGCCGCCCTGGTGCCCGTAGTGGTCGTTGTACTTCTTGAACTCGTCGATGTCGATCATCAGTAGCGCGATCGGCCCGTTCGCGCGCTGCGCGCGCCGCCACTCGCGCTCGAACACATCCTCGAACTGCCGCCGGTTCGCCACCCCGGTCAGGCCGTCGGTGCGCGACAACTCCTCCAGCCGGCGGTTCGCGTCGGCCAGCGCGCGGTTCGCCTTCCGCACCTCCTGGTAGAGACGCGCGCTGTGGATCGCGCCCGCGATCTGGTCCGCGATGGTCTGCGCCAGCGGCATCTGGTCGTGGAACGCCCGCGGCCGTGTGCTCTCCAGGTTCAGGATCGCGACCAGCTCGCCGCGGTGCAGCACCGGCACGCACAGCTCCGACCGCGCCCCGGGCATCGTCTCCACGTAGTTCTTCGCCGTGCGCACGTCGTCGAGCAGCATGGGCCGCGCCAGCATCGCGACCTCGCCCACCACGCCCGAGCCCAGCTCGCGGCTGTAGCCCACCTCGATCTCGGTGGACTGCGCGCTCGTCACCGCCTCGCACACGAATCGCTTCTTGGCGGTGTCCACGGTCACGCACGCCACGAACTCCCACCCGAACTTCTGCGCCAGCACGTCGGTGATGCGCTGCAGCATCGGCCGCAGCTCCAGGTCGAGCGTGGCGATGCGGACGATCTCGTTCAGGATCTCGAACTGGCTGCTGCGGTCCGAGGGTCGGCGAGGTGGCATGCGCTGGCGCATTATGACCGGATTCATCCCGAAAGAGAACGGGCCGGCCGGGCCGCCGGGATGCCGCCTTGACCCACTCTCTTGCGGACCCTATCCTGACGCGCCACCCCAAGGAGTGCCCGTGAAGCTCACCCGCATCGCCGGCTGCGCCGTGTTGGCGCTTTTCGCTTGGTCTGCCGCGGCCGAGGACCTCGTCCTGCAACAGGTCGTGCTCGTCAGCCGCCACGGCGTCCGCTCGCCCACCGACATCAAGCCGCCGCTTGCGCAGCTCGCCGCCGATCCCTGGCCCAACTGGGAGGTCGGCCCCGGCATGCTCACGCCGCACGGCGCGCAAGCGGCCACGCTGATGGGCCGCTACTACCGCGCCGCGTTCGCCTCCGAGGGGCTGCTCGCCCCCGACGGCTGTCCGCGCAAGAACGACCTCTTCGTCTGGTC
Protein-coding regions in this window:
- a CDS encoding diguanylate cyclase — its product is MPPRRPSDRSSQFEILNEIVRIATLDLELRPMLQRITDVLAQKFGWEFVACVTVDTAKKRFVCEAVTSAQSTEIEVGYSRELGSGVVGEVAMLARPMLLDDVRTAKNYVETMPGARSELCVPVLHRGELVAILNLESTRPRAFHDQMPLAQTIADQIAGAIHSARLYQEVRKANRALADANRRLEELSRTDGLTGVANRRQFEDVFEREWRRAQRANGPIALLMIDIDEFKKYNDHYGHQGGDDCLQKVAATLKASLVRASDVVARYGGEEFVVVLPGSDQKQAIASAERLRQRVEQMGMPHEARISGPKTVTISVGVAALSPKPTDEPQTLLSAADQALYGAKHGGRNRTCAAVFSASRS